The region GTCTGCAGCCACTGGGTGGCGTTCTCTGCGCTGATCATCAGCAGGTCGAGACGGCCGTCGTCGACCACCGCGTCAGGGAGAAGCGTCACGCCGCCCTGTATGTCGCCGCAGTTGCCGATGAGCAGCGTGTGTCCGCTGAGCGTCTGCTGCTCGCCGTCGTCGAGCGTGATCTGGAAGTCGACAGTCTCCGAGGCTTCGAACGCGCGTCCCATCGCCGCGACGTAGGCCAGCCACCCAGCCTTGTTCTTGAGATCGTCGTCCGTCTCGGCCAGCATGTGCGCGTCGAGCCCGAAGCCGACCATCACCAGGAACCCGACTTCGACTTCGGCGTCGTCGGTGCGCGTCCAGCCCATGTCGATGCGACGCTCGTTGCCTCCGGCGATGACGCTCAACGCCTTCGGGATGCTGCCGAGCGGAATGCCCAGGTTGCGCGCAAGAAGGTTGCCGGTGCCCTGCGGCACGATACCCAGGGCTGGTCCGTCGTCCCCCGCGGACGCGAGGATCTCGGCCACCGTTCGCACGGTGCCGTCGCCGCCGACGGCGACGACGACATCGCAGCCGGCCTGCACGGCCTCGGTGGCCATCGCACGGCCGGGATCGTCAGCCTCGGTCTCCCACCACATCAGCTCGGTGTCCGCGGGCACGGCCGCGGACACTGCATCCCGAAGCGCGTCCCCGTCGATCTTGGTCGGATTCCATACGATTCCGAAGCGCTGCGCCATCTCACTACCCTCAATCTCGGCTGAGCCTCAGCCGTAGAACTGCTTCTCGAAGACCCGCCGCGCCCGGCGCGTGACTCGGAGGTAGTCCTCCTCGAGCACGGTCGCGGCGCGGTCAGGATATCCCAGAAGACGGCCGACGCCGTCGAGCTCGCGGACCTCGGCGGGCAGGACATCCTTGGTCTGCCCGGTGAGCAGCGTCATGGCCGAGCGCAGGCGACTGGCGAGCACCCAGGCCTCACGCAGCCGCTCCGCGTCGTCCGCGGGGATGAGGTCGGCGAGCACCGCGGCGTCCAGCGCCTGCAGCGTCGACGTGGTGCGCAGGTCCGGCACACGGTGGCCGTGCTGCAGCTGAAGAACCTGCA is a window of Microbacterium esteraromaticum DNA encoding:
- a CDS encoding diacylglycerol/lipid kinase family protein, which encodes MAQRFGIVWNPTKIDGDALRDAVSAAVPADTELMWWETEADDPGRAMATEAVQAGCDVVVAVGGDGTVRTVAEILASAGDDGPALGIVPQGTGNLLARNLGIPLGSIPKALSVIAGGNERRIDMGWTRTDDAEVEVGFLVMVGFGLDAHMLAETDDDLKNKAGWLAYVAAMGRAFEASETVDFQITLDDGEQQTLSGHTLLIGNCGDIQGGVTLLPDAVVDDGRLDLLMISAENATQWLQTLRTVVWDNGIRRLLGGDDETVSIDFAQHLTGESIAVALPVPVPFEIDGEEAGDVSKLAVRVQPGALRVLC